Genomic DNA from Dysidea avara chromosome 10, odDysAvar1.4, whole genome shotgun sequence:
TGCGGAGTGGTGAAGATGTTGTATGTGGCTCATATGTGTTGTGATAATAGGGAAGGCTCTTCAATACCAACAATCTTTCAAGTTCTAGAATTGTGTAAGGAACTTGACCTCACAATTTTTCTTGAGGTTAAAGCATTTATTGGATTTGGACCCCCAAAAGTAAGGATATGCATGGTAATTACCTAACAAATGTCCTTTGTATTTTCAAAGTGACAAACAAATAAATATATGTGTAATGGACGATATCCGCAACGCCGTTTTCTGACGTCACAAACAAAATGGCTGTGCTAGTGTGGGGACCTGAGCTTAAAAACTTTTGGTCTGCTTTTCTTGTTGGAGCGCATTTTGCATTGcaactacagacaacattcacTTGAATACTGTGTACCAAAGTCTCTGAAGCCCCCGCACTACCACGGTCATATGATCATCAAATTTCATCATCAAATTTCATCATCAAATTTCATCATTGTGGATATCGTCCATTGGAGTCAACCGATAATTGAATATCCAATTTAACAAGTAAACACATGTTGTTTACTAATTAATAGTGGTGTACAGAAGTTTGGTTCCAAGTCATCATTTTCTCTGCAAGTAATACACTGTCAAAATTTCACAATTTAGATTGTGGCATTCTaaatttctaatagagcagtcaatattactctaatagagcaatccaCTACAGACTAACATACTGAGTTGTGATTCAAACAAGCTTTTAGCAAAAAAAAGCTTCACTTGTACATAGCACTATCAAATGGTAATGTTCAGGGGCTACAATTTCTATTCAAAAATGCAATTAGCCACATATTTTTGAGGTGCTAATTAGTATTGTGTTAGCATCCTAGTTTCCCTTTGatcttcataattattatagattAATTACTAATTGTGCTTTGTTCATTGGTTTCACTGAGTGATGATCTTGAGTTTGTCTAATGACCCTAGCTCACTGAAAGACTGTTCTTTTGCTTGAGGACAGGTGAAAGTATGATATTTACGTATCTGGTGTTGATAAACAACAGAGACCAGCTACTATTGAGCTGGAAGCTTGAGTAGATGCCACATGTGATTTATGCTATTTTTGCATCATTAACTGACCTTTGTTGTGAATTAGTACAATTTCCAGTGAGGGTGGAGTTtcataccgtatagctggaaagtttggcaggaggaaagtttggcgaatttggcgagtgAATGATGTTTCACCAAACTAAAATCCGCCAAATCATTTGTCCCATACAAATCTGTAGTAGCTcaacaaattcaccaaactttgttCTCGCCAAAATCATATCATGgaaaattcgccaaactttccggctatacagtatatgtattcTGCACAGCTAGACATCTACAATGTATAAAAGCATTGGGGGAAGACTTGTATGTTTTGATATTTACGTGTGTTTCACAAACCTGTCTTAGTTGTGCTATACTCTTATAACTTTACAGTCTTTACCATATTTATGATGTGTCTATATAAAAAAATTGTCTGTAGATGGAGTAGTGTTCTCTATTGAATGTGTTTATTTATGGACTAGACAATGTGTTGGGCATTGTTCTTCAGTGTGTGGTAACTGCATGGAAGTGCTCTACATTTTATTTCTTCTACGTCATGACATTGAAGTATCTTAATACTACACTCACAGTtcctacacacaatacacaactGGTATTGTAGTTATAATGACTTGTGACAGGCACGGGAGATCATCAAAAAGTTGTACATGGAGGATCAGTCACTGTATGACAGGATGATAGTGTGCTCATTTTCTCCATTACTGTTGTTGTTGGTGAGATTGTTGTATCCTACCATCATGTATTTGTGGACATCCATTTATGGGTTATTTTTGCGggggtaatttttttgtggatGACTGATCCACTAAAATTTGAGAGTAAAAGACTCACAAATCATTGGTACCAATAATCTATTGAGCTATTAGCTAACAAGCAATTCATGAGAAAAACAAACAGAAAGTCAATCATGAATATCAGAAAAAAATTCCCCTTATAAATGATTAATTGTTTGTACAGTTATAATTAGttatcagtggcgtagctaccattgaggcaaccgaggcagctgcctcggtaaaaatactcaacaacaggctgagcaggcctgagttttggcaccacagattttctactcaaacattactagacagcattgATTACTGTACTACACATTATAGAATCTatgctgtagtactaagcagggctggagcccatggTGACACACTTTTCAGTTAGCTActtgtaaaagatcgagatactctaatagagcagtcatcgtaatatactctaatagagcattcaatacagattatagccactgttttgATTACActtgttaattgtctttacatagccacttttcaaaagttccaatcaGTCAAcagcatggcattgcattggactaattgatcatgcattagcagttacaataaaaagtatagcctccacatgccatttcaaagcatatattctcaaaattttccttgagggtgCATGCTCCCAgtctccctagcttgacatgcttagccacatgcagttgagcattaCATGAAAGCAAGGGTTCATAATATTGTATGGggccatacaaatattatgaactcttgatgaaagagataatctctgacttaaatatcactaatctatatagtgtgcatgaccaTGATCTCCCTGTTGCAGTCCATGGGATGGCTTGACTACTAATATCTCCAGAATAAGTCAGTATTTTGTGTTGAGGTTAtatacaattaaactagtctaataattgaagtaaGGTCTGtacattaactaagctggagcattacttataaCATGTAGCAAAacactcagagtcttctgaaacagttacTTTCATCTAACCaagcagaccttcagtgctggttactgtaaagtgttaataacaataacaagtatagagtcaacctgcaaatgctgtactaCCCGTACtcgaaagtatttgtgaatcagttgagtcagaagcaaaCCCTCTCAATTATAATTACTGTAGCTAGGTTAAtgcataaactttgcctcggtaaaaattttttcctggctacgccactggttatAAGTGAAACATTAAAGGTCTTGCAAACACCCTTGACTGAACACACCATTCAATAGAATATCAAATGTAGCACAGCACTGCACACCTTGAGAAACCCTTGTGATTTGTGTTATGTTGTACTGTTAGGTAAGATTGATGGATCAGAAAATTCCAGTAGCTATAATACATCGACGTTACCCCATCACAACCGTCATGCCACGACATGTGTTGAAGCCACTGCTGCCTTACATTGATGGTGTAATACTTTGGTGTATACATGCCTGGTTTGTGGACCTGCTTGGAATTACACTAATGCTAGTTCACAAAGATGGCCTATCCTGGTACAATCCATTGTGTAAAAGGTGTGTTATTGAGTGTATGTGCCTTCTAGGTGGTATGTGGAGGATTGGAGAAGAAAAAATGTAAATATTCTAGCGTGGACAGTGAATGATAAACATGAGCAAGCATTTTGTGAAAAAGTCCTTCAAATTCCTTTCATGACTGATCATCCTACAACTTAACACTTGTACTGCACAATTTTAACGAAGGCCTTTAACAAAGTTAGACAGCCTAATTTTAATGATTTATGGCCACTGCATATTAGCAAACACTTAGCTGTTTATTTAATTATTCACTTATTCACCAGTGTTAAGTTATTGACTTATTTGTTTCATTACTGTACAGACCTGCAAgatgtatatacagtggaacctctcttaacaaactccctgaattaaggacacaatagaaaaaacctccataataaggacaaaaattttggtcccaacaggtctggttaatatatttttttacctctgaaagaggaaaacctctatattacagcaaaaagtggccaaaaattctggatcCCAAaaaaatgtccgtaatagagaggttccattgtagaTAGTTTGTGGGAACTAGCGACAATGAATTTCCATACTACAGCACAGAGTGGTTGAATGCGCATGCGTATAAAGCTATGTGAAAATCCCCTAGCGACCAGTCAAAACAGTTGTAAAGTAGTTTCGTGCACGAAATGTGATTTATATAATCATGTAGATTGCAGTGAAAGGAGAACATTTTATTTTTACGCTTATTTACTGATGCTACGAGTCGCGCTGTTCCAGGGACGATGCACAGTAAGTTGTTCAACCCTCCCTTCCCCCAGGCCGGCTCGCCCATGGCATTGTTTGTATACATTAACAGATTACAGGATGCTTGGTCGCACCGGAGAGGGTACCTTTTCTGAGGTGCTTAGGTGTCAGTGTCTTGCCGATAGTAAATATTATGCTTGTAaaaagatgaaacaaagatatgaCAGGTGCTCATAGCAAATATTTTTGCAAGTGACCACCTTTtcttttattgcagcattgACCAGGTAAACAAAATACGCGAAATCCAGGCACTCAGGAAACTTAACCCTCATCCCAATATAATTGGGCTCAAGGAAGTTATATTGTAAGAGACTTATTGTGTGATGGGTTGGTATACAAGCTTGTGTTGTACAGTGATCCCCGTACGGGTGTCCTTGCACTCATATTTGAACTGATGGAGATGAACATTTATGAACTAATCAAAGGTATTTGAAGCTGGTTGTTGTTGTTCATATGTTGTTATTATTAGATCGTCGGACATACTTGTCAGAGTCAAGAGTCAAACTCTATATGTGGCAGTTGATAAAATCACTGTACCACATGCACCGACATGGTATATTTCATCGTGATGTCAAGCCAGAAAACATCCTTTTAAAAGTAAACTTTATTAGTGTGTAAGTTTCTGACTCCGTTTTAAAGGCTTTCTGTGCTGCCTTGCATGTCCGGATAGTAAAATAATAAATGCATACTAGCAGAATGCACTGTAAGATGCATATCATAGTGGGGAAAAGTTCACATGTTTTGCACATAGAATCAGGGCATACAAAAATTTTATGGACAGCCAAGCAACCTGTTAAGTCTATGCCTCTTGTGaatatttgtatgtatacagtatagcCCACTTTGTCCTATGCTTACAATAATGCATCATGTTTCCCTCCTTTACTGTAGAAAGATGTTTTGAAATTGGCTGATTATGGCTCATGTCGTAGTATGTACTCCAGACAACCTTACACAGAATATATCTCCACAAGATGGTAtctagctatacagtatgtgtacagTGTTAACAGTGATTGTTATACAGGTATAGGGCACCAGAGTGTCTACTCACTGATGGTTATTACTCACACAAGATGGATTTGTGGAGTGCCGGATGTGTATTGTATGAGATCATGACATTGCGGCCATTATTCCCAGGCAGTAATGAGCTGGATCAGATATCTCGTATTCATGATGTATTAGGTACTCCTTCATCAGGGGTGTTGGACAAGTTTAGAGTTCAGTAAGGATGTCATGGTGGAGCATTTAATATGTGATGATGTTAATGATTTGTCCATTAGCCAGTCTCGTTGTATGAACTTTAACTTTCCACCAAAGAGTGGAACTGGTTTGTCGTCTCTCTTCAAGTCAATATCTCCAACTTGTCTCGACCTGCTTAGCAAATTGTGCACTTATGATCCAGATGAACGGTAGTGTGATGTATCCTATTGTGTGTGTGCTATATAGTTGTATCTGTTGTAGAATATCTGGCAAAACTGCACTATGGCACCCATACTTCAAAGATTTTAGGTAGTGTAGTGTTTGTTTTATGTGTGGTGTGCACTATTCACTGTTGCAGGGAGGCTGAGGAACGAGCTAGGGTAGGGAAGAGTCCAGCTGTAGATGAACGACAGTCAAGTGTCTATCCTCGAAGAAGACATTATCACAGATCACATGTGAGGATGATAATTGTCACAATGTCTGTCATTAATAGTGCTCTGGTGTTTCAGAGGAGTCATCATGGATACTCAGGAACTGTCAGTCATGTGAGCTAAATTGTTGTGAACCTAGCTATTGTGAGCTATTAAACAAGCACAGTCAAAGGTGGAACATATTCACTTGAACTACACTGCATCCTATTATAGAAAAACCACACAATGTGTTAGGGTGGCTATTAAAGAAAGCTTTCAAGGGTGTTGGGACACATACATGTATGGCATAGATGTTTGATGATGTGTGACCAACCCATGTACCAAAGTGTAGTAGTATATTCAGGAGTGCTTTTAAGGAGTGTCATTTGGGCTaccctgtgtcacaattacagtAATTGTGTTGCTTGTTTAGATGGCATCTGAGAGCACAAAATTACCACCAATCTTACCAGAGGCCAGTAAACCTGCTCTCTCCTTACACAATAGGGCTAGCGCTAAAATGTTTCCAGCAGTGACTCAAGTAAGGACTAATTGTATTGTAAAGTAATGAAATTAATTCATTGTAGCACCATCAACACCAGCAGAAACagcaaagaacacatcacaaaAGACAAGAAGGAAGTACATTTTACTTGCCTGCCTTGGGCAAACATAACAGTCATCCTGAATTATAAcacaatgtatgtatgtatgtatgtatgtatgtatatgacaTATCAAAATTTGTCAAACACAGTAGCATTTAGTGAACAATATCAGCGATGCCTTGTCCATTTAGTATTTCAATCCAGTAGCCATCAGGATCTGTGATGAATGCTATCCCCTTCATCTTACCTGCAGGGCAATCACTTTAACACTTAACTACCACATTAATACATTACCTGCATCTGGTTTCTTAATGAAATTCACTCCAAGTGATTCGAACCTCTCACAAGCCTTGTACACGTCAGGTACAACTACCCCAATATGGCCTGTAGTGGGGGTGGGATGGGTAGCAACTGTGATTGGAGAACTAGTACAGCTCACCAAATCCTTGAGGAGCTTTGTTCCCATTATGATAACCTTGGAAGTTCGGGTCACACTCAGTACCCCAATTACTATATACTAGTATAATAGATTACACAAGCAGTAGTGCTTGGCTTACTGTGTTAATTCAATGGTTGCCTTTCTAGTAAATGTCCATAGTGTTCTCTCTTTCTGGTCAGTTGGGATATCATCAGCACTCTCATATCCCATGAAGTAGAGGCTGAACTTCATCTCAGCAAAATCTAATCTCTTCAGCAACCTATAGGGCGTTACTAGTAAAGCATTATTACCATAGACCTCACTGACCTCATTCCAAGCACTTTAGTGTAGAATTCCAGTGACACTTTGGGATCTTTAATACGCATCATCGTTTGTTGCATGAAGTAGTCTTTGCAGGCAGGATCCGGCTCCACAGCATAGCTACTGTAATCCGCCTGGGGACATACCGCTGGCTGGGgagcttgctgctgctgctgctgtgcCATGATTAAGTTGCGTGCGCCCTTGTGAACAGTTCTATTGTGGGTTTCTATTTCAATTAGTGCACGTGTCTTGTTTTGAACATGCAAACTCCGCGCGTATCGTTCTCCAGCTCATATTCTCACCAGAACTCCCAGATTTTCACGCCtatgagcaggtgaataagtcTACTCTTATGTTACTTAACCATCTTGCTGCTGCAGTAGTGAAATAAGGCGGTCAGGTATTGAAGGCAAGTCAGGGTACAGTTTGGAGCCATACGGTCTAGTGCAGCCACTACAAGTCCGGGAAGTGTTAAAGACATCACGTGATTATGGTAAGTGTCATTAAGAAGCATCATAATCAGATGTTTCCATAGCAACTGCCTGCTTGCACCACTCGGGATGGGCACTGCTGGTAGTGAGACAGAAACTCTACATGTGGAGATATATTGGCAAGGTATGTTGTTACATGTACCAGTTACAGTTGCTTATGCATGTATCAATGTCAGTCAGGTCAGTAAAGGGTCACCCTTGAGCTTCAAGTTACATATTTTATTAGCCCTGCCGCTGGAATGACTATGTTAAGAATcccccctccctccctccccaCAACACACACCTTGGGGATGGATCTCCACATACTGCCCGGGTGGGTTGTGACATTAATATTCTGTGCATTTTGATCTTATGGTTTGGTGGAGAACTTGTACTGTATTTGATTTGCTACAGTCTTCAGTATAGGGACTATATCTATGGCCAGGAATAAGTGTTTTCCATAATGACATCATAGTTTAAAATGGTGATCTCCATTTGGGGTACTCTTAATAATAGTATTGGATCCTATGGGTGATAAATGAAGATTGTGTTATCCAGAAAGAAAATATCACAATAAAAGCGGCTAATATGAGTGTAATTCAACAAACGGAATTTGTTTATGTTAGTTACAAAATTCTTGGCTGGTTTTAtaagtacagtagctattaatGACCTAGTAACCATGCCTGATCGCTGCACCTTGATATAGGTTTTTAGTAATTTATCAAAAACATTTGCATCCTACGAAACAGTACTCGAAAATATAGTACCCCAAATAAAAATTACCATGACATCATGGAAAAGGCGCTTATAGGAGATGgacatttgtgactgtctcagcgaaaacctgtctagttcgcacaagcatgcgtattgagaaaaacaaaaaaaatttttaaaatggtgaaaatatgcatattgtgaagaaaattttatgtaagttttaatcaagccattactcaggAAAGGAAGTGTTAAATCAATTgaacctatataccatcttattcgcctactcatggggagtttgaaaatctttgtttcatttctgtagtcCCAATGGTTTGCATGGCACGTTATGATGcagtagacgtaaacaaaa
This window encodes:
- the LOC136268504 gene encoding glycerophosphodiester phosphodiesterase 1-like, with amino-acid sequence MGQVESLFTCLQLFCLGCLFVLSTLLRVAQGALRWIVNAVAYNVKFRKVHLDKFLKGIIAHRCGTPENTLDGIRWCKKCGAVAVEMDLRVTKDGIPVIYHDDDITRMTLDEANSSREGEGSSIPTIFQVLELCKELDLTIFLEVKAFIGFGPPKAREIIKKLYMEDQSLYDRMIVCSFSPLLLLLVRLMDQKIPVAIIHRRYPITTVMPRHVLKPLLPYIDGVILWCIHAWFVDLLGITLMLVHKDGLSWWYVEDWRRKNVNILAWTVNDKHEQAFCEKVLQIPFMTDHPTT
- the LOC136268503 gene encoding MAPK/MAK/MRK overlapping kinase-like; the encoded protein is MHNYRMLGRTGEGTFSEVLRCQCLADSKYYACKKMKQRYDSIDQVNKIREIQALRKLNPHPNIIGLKEVIFDPRTGVLALIFELMEMNIYELIKDRRTYLSESRVKLYMWQLIKSLYHMHRHGIFHRDVKPENILLKKDVLKLADYGSCRSMYSRQPYTEYISTRWYRAPECLLTDGYYSHKMDLWSAGCVLYEIMTLRPLFPGSNELDQISRIHDVLGTPSSGVLDKFRVHQSRCMNFNFPPKSGTGLSSLFKSISPTCLDLLSKLCTYDPDERISGKTALWHPYFKDFREAEERARVGKSPAVDERQSSVYPRRRHYHRSHRSHHGYSGTVSHMASESTKLPPILPEASKPALSLHNRASAKMFPAVTQHHQHQQKQQRTHHKRQEGSTFYLPALGKHNSHPEL
- the LOC136268508 gene encoding uncharacterized protein, producing the protein MAQQQQQQAPQPAVCPQADYSSYAVEPDPACKDYFMQQTMMRIKDPKVSLEFYTKVLGMRLLKRLDFAEMKFSLYFMGYESADDIPTDQKERTLWTFTRKATIELTHNWGTECDPNFQGYHNGNKAPQGFGHIGVVVPDVYKACERFESLGVNFIKKPDAGKMKGIAFITDPDGYWIEILNGQGIADIVH